The Camelina sativa cultivar DH55 chromosome 16, Cs, whole genome shotgun sequence sequence CCTGAAACGAGAACTCACTGTTAGTTTGCAGCGGACTGATCAGGGAGAAGAAAAGTCATTATAAACAATTGATAAGTTATCTATCACCTTGAATAGCTGTGATATCTCTCTCCATTGTTCTTCTGTAGGGTCTACTCCAGTAGGATTATGAGCACACGCATGAAGAAGGAAGAACGAGCCATCCGGAGCATTCTATATAAAAAAGGCTTAACAGAATTAGGATATGATTGACAAGAACATGAAGAAAAGTTGCTTGTTGAAGAAGACGTTCTTTGCCAACCTTCACATCATCCATCAATGCTGAGAAATCCAAGCCCTTGGTTTCTGGATGATAGTAATGATATGTCTTTTGAGGGACTTCTGCATCTCTCCAGATATTGTGGTGGCTGTTGATAGAAGAAAACATAAGCTATGCTATTTTGGGGAAGCAATAGAAACCTTGGCCAAACTTACAggaaatgataaaattaaactGTATAAAACTCACTTGGACCAGGTTGGTACAGGGATGTAGATCTGAGAACCAGGACAAAAACGTTTCTGGAAGTCTGCAAACAGCCGGCAGGCTCCAGTGCCAGAAAGAGTCTGAATTGCAGCTATCCTTTTATCTTTAATAAATTCACTATCATCCCCGTAGGCAAGCTTCAATGTTAGGTCCACCATTTTGGCACTTCCTCCCATAGGAAGGTACTCCCTTTAGTCGATTAAGACAATAGAGACAGATCAGATCAGTCTAGTGAAATAAGAGAAATAAGATAACTGATGACGTTGATCTTTCTGAGTTCTTACTATGAGGCATGCATATGAAGAAGTATCACATATTTTTAATACGCCAAAAACGATGATACAGAATTAGGATTTGAGTTCACCCTCCactagatagttttcacaagcATGCGATATAAACAAGTGCCCAACATATCACCACAAGCACTTATCAAGAAACCATGAgcacatttacatatattgccTTAAAGTTAGCTCATTTAGggaggagaaaagagaaagtcTTACATGAAGGTGCTCCCAGCGAGCCTTCGCTCAGCTTCTCTGACACAATCCAAGACAACAGGCTTGCCATTATCATCACGATACGCTCCCTAAATGATTTAAGCAAATTTAACACATATTAGCTTCATCAACCAAAAAAGTAAAGCCAGCATACAAAGACTCCTCGATCATCTTAAAAGGATCAAAAACACCAAACCAAATCTCAATTCCTGTTTTGTCCACAAGACCTCAATTTTGATAACAtcctccaaaagaaaaaagaagaaacaaaatccgTAAGTAACAGGGGAAAACAGAACAGAGAGACTCACCACACCAACATTAACTTTGTCAGGACTAGGATCAGCGAGAAAAGCTTCGGTAACTCCGAGGATCGGATCTTTAGGAGCAGGCTCAACGCTCTTCCACCATGAAGACATAGATCTCAAACCACCACCGAAATCGCCTGAGATCGGAGTCATTGCTCGACGTGAAGCTGCTGCGTTTCGGATCATCATCGCCATAGCCATAACTCTTTGTCTCCCCTATCTTCTAACGTCAGACACAGAGAAAAGAATCGTCGAcgggttttatatatatatatatagagagagagagagagagagagagcgtagGAGAAGCAGCGACTCGTTCGAAGTTTGGGAGATGAGACAAATGAGCGATGCAAGTTGCTTAGAAAATAGTCTTGGACTGTGTGTTGTTGTGTGAGAGAtaaggtttttatttattaataaatttaaagggtaataaaataaataattgaaaaggtaataaatattttaatcaaaataaaataaaaaggtaataaATGTTTGCTTGGCTCTATGTGTCTTCTTTATTCCTATGTCAGATTGGTTTGCTCTTTTTTCAATCTTTCCGACACCTGAAAATCTACAAAACAACACCAtctaattgtatttattttagaatctAACATGTTATGGTAAATcagtatatgtatatttttgactttttttttaattaacatttaacaacaatatattaaatgatTGGACAATATATAAACATTCTTTACTATTCACTATTCAGTATTCaccaacaaaaaactaaaaatataaaggtaaagaaaaaagttgattttaaaataatagaaactTAGATTTTAGAATTATGATTTTCATCCTTGATTTGTTTACAttcttttgataaaatattaaaatatcatcTTTAAATTTGGTAAagcaaaaattttatttgtttctattaaGAGATAAAATAGTTAGAGCATCGGTGTATGTTTGTAGCCGTTATAAAATAAACGATCGTATTAATTCAACTGATTAAATCCACTCTCTTGAAACCTcggaataatattaatttaacgTTTTCAACAAAAAGTGAAAGGTTACGGGCCAGCCAAATGGGCCTATAAGATCAAGGGGTTTCTAACTTTTTTCCTAGTGCGGTATAAAGTTAATGCGCAGTAAACAACTTGAGTTATTATCTTCCCTTTCAGCTGTTTTTGCTTTTCTCCATTTACACACAGCTTAACCGAGGGAGGTTTGTGGAGAAAGAAGATTTCAATGGCGGAGGATAACACTGAcggcaaaaagaagaagactactGCTTCGATTCCAGCTAACTACATCAGCATCCTACAGCTACAGGAGCGTTGGATcaatgagaaagagaagaagcgtaaggaagaagaagagacacgatggaaacaacaacaattggaggaagaagatctGAAGAAAGCAGAGGAGGAGGATAAGCGTTTGGATCGAAGCAAtcaaggaagaaaaaagaaatctacGAGCGGCGGAGGAGCAAGATTTGTCGAGAAGGAGATACCGGAAGTCACGGCGGAGGTTGGGAGCGGTGGAGGTGAATATACGGCGGAGATGTTACCGAAGAAGGATAGGGGATTTAGGAGGAAACGGTCTAatagtaagaagaagaacacacatCAAGATGTGGCTTTGGtagatgatgttgttgttgtcgattCTGGTGGTTGTGGTTCAATCGCGACGGAGAATGTTACACCGGCGAAAGATGTGATTCGAGTTTACaggaagaaaagtgaaaaagcaGCGACGGCCGTAGAAACCCAATTTGAGGATCTCTCTATCAAAAGAGATGAAACCACCAAAACTCTCAAGGCACAAACCAAACCGAGTAACCGTAATCGGGCAAAGCAAGGGATTGATTTGGCGTATCAGCGTTTTAAAAAGCCTATAGGAGCTGCTTCTGCTTCAACAATGGTATgggtgaagaaagagagagctaGTGATGATGGAATTGCAAGTGGCCTGAAGCCATTAAATGCGTAACGTTTGCTTTCAAGGTTTTGATTAaatgttgcttcttcttttgtgtttttatatatttactaatttgGAATTTTTGAGCATTGATTTTTGTGGGTTTACTCTGTGGTTTCAGGTTAGCTCCTGGAAGTTGAACAAAGCGTGACAGTATCAATTTGGTAATATTCTTTGATGTTGTTGGTTGATCAAGCAGAGAGAGCTCATGGTGTACAAATTTTATGGCTTTTGTAAAGCGTTTAGGGGCTCTTAAAGTTTGAGGTAATAATTGTATCCAAAATGTACAGAAGTATGAATTACCAGACCGATTTGGTGTTATTAAAGCTTCAAATTACTTTTTCATTCTCTCTTATAATATTGCAAAATCTTGACAGCAAATTCTTTaaagaaatttcttaaaatttgaataatcaAGAACACATTAATTAATAACACACACAGACACACCTTTGGTGGATATACCATTTACTTGTTACTAAGTTTTTGAGATAGTATCACATGTCTGTAGTTCAAGTTTGGCAGAtaaaatttacagaaaaattAAGTAATACAAGTATACAAATCCATTACTCAGACGGAAGCTGGTGTTGgcgctgttgttgttgttgttgttggagttgttgttgttgaggaggGAACCCTGTTTTCCGGTGGGATCTCGGTAAACTCAGAGAGGATTGCCCTGAACTCGTCACCGCCAATGGTTTCTTTCTCCAGAAGCACTTCGACAAGCTTATCCATTGCTTCACGGTTGTTCTTTATGTGGCTTAGAGCTATCTCATATGCACTGTCTGATAGTTTCTTCACCGCAGAGTCAATGTCTTCTGCAAGCTTCTCAGACATGGAGTTTCTTGCCATCATCCTCATGATAACATCACTTTGAGCAGATGAATCCATCAACGACCATGGTCCAATATCAGACATTCCAAATGTTGTAACCATCTACAAAGTTCAACAGTCTCAAGCTCTCAATATCATCAACTAGTAAAATATCAAACTTATTAAAAGCCCCGTGAATGAGAGATGTGAAGGTTGTGCGTACCTGTCTAGCCAAACCGGTGATCTGTTGCAAGTCACCAACTGCGCCAGTGGTCACCTCGGAATCACCGAAGATGACTTCTTCAGCTGCTCTACCACCGAGTCCACCAACAATTCTTGCAAAGAGTTGTTGCTTGGAGATGAGTGTCGGGTCATCTGATGGAATGAACCATGTCAGACCTCTCGCTTGGCCTCTTGGTATCAACGTTACCTTTTGCACCGCATCATGTCCTGGAGTCAATGTTCTGCAAAAGGACAAAGTTTATAACTTCAAAGTAAGTTCTTGATAGTAATAGACAGGCTTTTGATCTGATTCTCACTTACCCACACACTGCATGACCAACTTCATGGTAAGCAACCAAGCTTTTGCTCTTCCCATCCGTCATCACTGTTCCTTCCATGCCAGCAACGATTCTATCAATGGAGTCATCAATCTCTTTAGATGATATTGATGTCCGCGCTCGCCTTCCCGCCAATATAGCAGCCTCATTCAAGAGGTTAGCGAGATCTGCTCCACTAAATCCGGGTGTTCTCATTGCTATTATTTCAAGTGAGACATCATTGTCAAACTTCTTATTACCGGCATGAACCTTGAGAATATCTGTTCTTCCCTTAACGTCTGGAACATCAACACTTACCTGCATCAGAAACTTATAAGTAAGCACCACCAAGGAGTAATATAGGATTACAAAAAATACCAATGTGTATTAATCAGATAGTACCTGTCTATCAAACCGTCCTGGCCTCAACAAAGCAGAATCAAGAATGTCAGCTCTATTGGTTGCAGCAACAACGATAACACCAGTGTTACCTTCAAAACCATCCATCTCAGTTAGGAGCTGATTGAGGGTCTGTTCTCTTTCATCATTACCTCCACCAATTCCAGTTCCTCTTTGCCTACCGACAGCATCTATTTCATCAACAAAGACAATGCAAGGAGCGTTCTCCTTGGCTTTCTTGAAAAGATCACGGACTCTTGAGGCACCAACACCGACAAACATCTCAACAAACTCAGAAccagagatggagaagaaaggcACACCAGCTTCACCAGCAATGGCTTTTGCCAAAAGGGTTTTCCCGGTACCAGGAGGACCAATAAGGAGAACACCTTTCGGGATCTTGGCACCAACCGCAGTGAACCTCTCGGGTTTCTTCAGAAACTCCACCACTTCCATGAAATCTTGCTTTGCTTCATCAACTCcagcaacatcatcaaaagtcaCACCAGTGTTTGGCTCCATTTGGAACTTCGCTTTGGACTGACCAAACTGAAGAGGGTTACCAGGACCACCAGGTCCACCCATTCCACCACCAGAACGTCTCGAAAGAAGGAACAACCCACCAATCAAAAGCAACGGGAAAGCAAGATTACCGATCAAGTTGAACAACACGGAACCTTGGTCTTCCTGCGCATTATGAGCTGCAAAATCAATATTCTTGGCCCTAAGCTTCTGGAGAAGCTCCTGACTTAACCCCGGTAGCTGAACACGTACACGCTCAACACGGTTACCCAACTCAGGAGAAACAGCTTCCACAATAGCTATTGTCCCATTCTCATACAAATCCACTTTATTCACCCTATCCTTATCCAAATACTCAAGAAACCTAGAATAAGACATCCGAGACGAGGAAACCGCTTGTTCTTCTGCATTTGCTTTCCCACTTCCAACCAAACCAACTCCAGCATTCCCTAACAGGATTTTCAGAAAATCTCTCCTTCCTTCATGTTTCTTCGAATCCAAAGAAGCCTTCACAACGTTAAACCTAGACGTCCTAATCACTGAAGAATACGATGAGGAAAGCCCAATCTGTCTGCTGGAGAAGTTTTTACTTAGCCTCTGTTTGGTTGCTGTGTGCAGTGTCAATCCATTTCCCACAAGACAAGTAGATGAAGCTGCCATCTGAAACCCAtcacagagaaaacaaaagtaattagaTTTATAGCAAAATCAGACTGAACATGCAATTCAAAATCTTAGAAATAGAAGAACCTATTCCTCAGATATACGACTAACCCATAAATCTATCATACTTCTGGGTTCTTACTTCACTGAATTTTCTAGAATTAGGGAATCAAGGGACTAAACTAGCACAAAAGCGACGTAATCAGAGTTTGTTGAACAAAACCTAGTCAGAGTCATGCAAACGACCGAGATTATACACAGAATCTAACAAAAGAGAATAAGTAGAATAAAGAACCTGTATCGATTACAGATGAGAGTTGTTGAACAAGGAGAATCTCGTCTCGAGCTCTGTAGATATGgaggatagagagagaggaggggAGAAGAGTGAAAAGGActtggaagattttttttttgaagggaACAGATGTGGTTCGTGAATAACTTACGTGTCCTTCCTATAGTGGTTTATTTAGTTAAACCGAATCTAACCAAAACTGGTatccaaaccaaattaaattaaaattggtttACTTAACCAGTATCAATCGTCACTAGCCGCCGCTTATCAGATTAGAGAATTGGAATAAAGTATGGTTTAGGTTGGTTTAACATAATGTTAGTCCCGGTTAAGCTTAAAAGTGTGTTTTCGTTCGTCCCGGTTTGGCTTTCGACTGCTACTTGGTAAGAAAAAACAGCAagttctctttttaatttgtcttAAAGAGTTTtagttgtttaattaaaatctcattacaacaataacaagtaacaaaaataacaagtaacaaaaaaattgatttttacttatataaagAAGGTTACTTAAACTAAATAACCaagaacaaaagtaaaaaatatacatagttACAATCCCTGAACCATAtcgagagaaagaaaacaataatctCATTTACAAGATACAATGCGGGAAATTAAGAAtggtgaaaaaaataatgaattgtGACAAGATACTTTGTATATTAGAACACGAGATGAAAATTGAAATACCTTGAACAGGAAAACATAACCAAAATTGTCTAtgagttgttatttttttttggtgggatgTCTATGAGTTGTTGTTATTGACATTGTAAATGGACAGCATTAACTCTATAATGAGAACTCTTGTCTCAGGTGattgtgtgtttctttttttttttatattataaatctcGATTTCACATTAAACCGAACATTGAAGCAAGAACGTGCATCAAACAATAAGCATAAAGAAAGAAGACACACGCAATTTGTTCACCCTGAGTTCAGCCCTCGGTATGAGAAGCCTACGTCTCAGGAGAGGGAAGACGGTCCCTCAGCCAATCCATTATGATTAGATTACAAGTGTTTCTTTCACAAGGTAATATGCTCACATCTCTCTATTATAAACATAACCCTAGAAATACATTAACACTAAAGgaaaaacaagagaagagaacaaaCACCACGAAGAACTCTCTCACCaagctctctctttctatatCTTTCTCTCGTTGGAGCCGCATGAAGGAGACGACGACTCAACCCTTCTTGTGTCGtctctaattttcttttataccAAACACAAGCTGCTTTGGACTGGGCATAAAACAATGCATATCGGCCCATTGTGCAACTCCAAACCATCATGTATAAAACCATAATCGTATCTTCACATTTTTGTCGTTTTCGTTTGTGCTGTGTTTTGTGGGAATGCCAAGTTTAGTTTGTGtgtggagattttattttatcttgagtttgttgtttttgttgtgttgtgtttcaTGGCATGTGAGTTTGTTGTGTGTCTCGTGGTCATGCAAGCTTTTAGTTTAAGTGTGgagtttttagtgtttttcttttgtcttgagtttgttgtttttgtgttgttgagtgtttgtggagattttatttttgtgtgtttgtgggtttgatgtttattaaattttttactttgagaagagagacaaagagaattACCACCTGACTCATGTGCATGCATATGCATGAGAAGAAAAATACTAGTCTTATCTTTTTAAGCATAAGAACTAGTAGTGCTGTCCCTTGGGTATCTTTTGATATTCTTTTCAACCTGCGAAACATACGACCATTCAGATACTGGTTTCTAGGCCTCTAGCTACAAATAGAACAAAGCTTATCCACGAATATATACCGTTTATTGCCCACCGATTCTCAAGCTTTCGGAAATAAATCCTTCATCTGTTTTTAGCATATCTGCTGATTTGAACCTGGAAAAAATCATTAAAGCATAAGAAAACTGAAGTCACAACCATACCCAATAACAGTTTAAACTGATGAGGCAGTATCGATTTTTAGATAAGTCACCATCATTGCGGTTGCTTGCAGGGTTCATTAAATGTATAGCATCCACAAAGTCACTTTATCCAGAAAGCTGTTTGTCATCCAATGACGCCCTTCTGCTCCCATTTTCCCATCTGTGTTAGGACTTATAAGGAATCtgcattaataaaataaaaaagacatgCCTAAGGAAGATTATCACCCAACCATTTTCTCAAGATGggcaaaaccaaaaccaagccACGAATTGAGAGCAGCCAAGGTGCAATCTTCCAGAATTTTATTTATAGCTCAATCGACTCCAAACGCATCTACAAAAGTACAAAAGACTCAGTATTATCTCTAAAGCTTACTTCTCTAGGTATTAACAACTCTCTTTAGAGCCGCAATCCCTTGATGAACAGAATATaagtacaaaaagaaaaacaagaaatccAAAAATTAAGACAATCCGCAAATATAAGTACCTCAAAACGGTTTGTCTCATATTGTGTCAAGTGCAGGCTTAAGAATCCCTTTTGATGTCTGCATTCTGCAAAGATAAAAAACACAGTTTGGTACAATTATTGATAAATACtcttcaacaaacaaaagcatAAGCAGCTTAAAACTATCTATAGCCGCCACCAATATCTAAGTCGAAAAATCTTCCACAAAATTATGTTTCAAAAGTGAGGCACCAAAGTCATTAACAGCTAAAACCATCCAAAACAGCCATGAATCATCATTTTGATCAGATTAAAATGAATGTGAAAGTACACTTACCGAACCAGCACAAACCAATTCGAAAACAAATCATTACTTCGCAGAAAGCAGTAGGGCACTCCATAGCACAGGCTCGAGTCTGTATACAAAGAAGGCTCTTAAATCGTTCACTAATGCCTGCGAATTAATGCAAAAACTTAGGCAAATGAGCGCTAGAACTAATTCTGCAAGGAAAAATGAACTAACGTCATAATACAGCATTCATCAACTGAAGGTAGCTTTTTATTCATACAATACTAACCTGTGATGCAAAGTACGCCAcattttttaggaaattttccGCCCTCGAAGACATGTGAGTGATGATTTCAGTGACTTGTTTCTGAACCTGCATTTCTAAGTAATATGCTCAAGTACTTGTATGgaggaataattctaaaaatacaTATAGGAAGGTTTTAGATGGAACAACAAGCATACCTGCCCCTTTTTTCATTCCAACCAGAAACTGCACACAACAACATAAAACTCGTAATGGATGGAGCAAACTaacattcaaaatcaaaaaatttgtgTGTACACTCTCGTAAATGAATCCTTCACCTGTTTTTCAAACATCCGCTGATATGAACCTggaaaaatccattaaaaaaactatagtcACAAACAGACCTAATAACTGTTAAAACTGATGAGGCAGTATAAATTTTTAGATAAGTCACCATCATTGCAGTATTTTTTCAAAGCATTCGCTAAGAATCTTGGGATTCATGTGCTCCTTCATGATTTTTCACAGCTACAAACAAAAGCCATGAATCATCATTGTGATCAGATTAAAATGAATGTGTAAGTAAACTTATCAAACCAGCACATACCATACCCGCTCAAAAATAAATCACTGCTTCACAAGAAGCAGTATGGCACTCCATAGCAGAGGCTCGAGTCTGTATACAAGAAGGCTCTCAACTCGTTCACTAGTGCCAGCGAATTAAGGCAAAAACTCAGGCAAATAAGCTAGAACTAATTCTATAAGTAAAAATGAATTAACTGACGCCATACCACATTTCTTAGGAAGTTTTCCGCACTCAAGACATGTGAGTGATGATTCATGACCTGTTTCTGAACCTGCATTTCCAAGTAATATACTCATGTACTTATATAGGGgaaataattctaaaaatatacatataagaaGATTTTAGATGGAACAATAAGCATACCTGCACCATTTTCTCATTGCAACCAAAAAACTGCACACAATAACCGGTCCAAGATTTCCACTAACTTATATGGTTCTGTTCCTTCTTTCAAAGCCAAAGTTGCTGCACaatatgacaaaaataaaatgcgCACCAAACTGAAATATGCTTGAGAGAAAAAAGAGCTTATGTGAGATGGGCCTCAGTcgataaaaacaaaaggaaagtgAAAAATTACCACTTAAACCATGGGGTTTTCCACACGTAGCTGATCCTTCTCATCATCTCATGATTTCCCAAGTGAGAAGCAATTACGAACGTGCAAGGAAAGCAAGTATACAAGTATCAATGTttacatgtatgtatgtatgtatgtatgaatGTATGAATGTATGATGTATGAATGAATGCATGTATGAATGTATGATGTATGAATGTATGATGTATGAATGTATGAATGCATGTGTATGAATAAATGCATGTATGTATCAGCATAGTGAAAAGGCCAAGCAGAAAACTGTTCAAAGACcaaatatttggaaaaaaaataaacactcaGAGTAGAGAGACAGCGTACTTAGTGTTTATTAACATACCTAAGAGCCGCTTCCTTGATTAGCAGTATTTCAAGGAAGACCGTAAcatcagaaaaaggaaaaccGTAAGAACAAGAGCAAGAATCGAACCGGAGACACAGTGATGCTGATGCAGAACAAATCTAAACCGAAAACAGAGTAGCAGAAAACCATTAATTTTATCTTCGATCACCAGCCGCCACCACGGCCATCAAACTCTTTCCCGATCATCATCCAATGGAGAATTTATTGTCCTTGAATATATGAAGAATCAGAATCCCCTTGGTATTCCTGTCAAACCAAGTCAAACAAATCGCAAACCCATCATAGAGATGGTATCGATGAAATAACAAAACTCGATCGACCCATGGGATCATAAAATCAAGAAGATTAACATACCGATTTGGGATAAATTAAGTAACTGACCTTAGAATTGATCGCCTTAGCCTAATTAAGAGAACTCCCCCATTGATCTACGGTAGCCAATTTCTACAGAAAATTTTGCGAAAaggagatttagggttttcaaaaaaaaaaaaaaaaaaaaaaaaaaaaaaaaaaaaaccaaagNCAGAGAGAAGGATTTGTTTACGTTCTTCTTCGGTTTCAAACCTCTTGTTACATATATGATTCAATATTTCGAAGCGGATCAAATCAAATCACGTATTTAAAATTGGATAAATTCATgagaatattttaaacaaaGGGTTTTTTAACCTAGAGAAGAGATTTGAGAGGTTACCTGTTCTGTTGATTCCCCAATCCGATAAAGCCGTATTACGCTGTTGAAATTGAAGAATCCGGGAGGAATCGATACGAATTAGAAGAAGGATTTTTGTACCCAGAGAGCGAAGAGATTTGAGACGTTTGGTTTCAGtcggtgaagaagatgagagctTTCTCAtgtacgagagagagagagagagagatgattaaAAAAGTGAACCTtctgaaatttcaaaaatgcGGCTACATTATACCCGTTAAAATCTGAATTACTAAAATACCCTTAACttttagatttcaaattattaatCACCGGTTACCGGGGTTAGAGAGAGTCATATCTAGAAAGGTTTAAGATTAACGGCTTCTACTTTCTACCCGTTAAAGTGGTGTCGGTCTATGATTTCAAGTTACCATATTACTGGTTTACCGGATAAAACAATTGATTCGATGACAAAGCACAAGCATAAAGCAATCGAAGCACATAAATAACATTCAAGTTTACCTCTTGCATagctctgaaaaaaaaaaagcgagatccattatacaaaaataaaccaCATCAAGATAATCACCAAaagaatctgaaaaaaaaaaaaaaaaaaaaaatagttaaaggAAAAAGGCAAGAGCTCtagcttttgtttttgctgGACAAAACTTCAAATACAATTATCAAATCCAGCTCACTTctgtatataaattaaacactTATAACAAGAGATAACAATTTGATTTCATCTAAGGCAATTATCTCAAGCTTAGTCTTAGCTTACCTATTCATCAATTATCTCTGAGATCCCTGATAGTTTCATGTTCAATGTTAAGCACAAGACCAATTATACACTTTTGGTTAAATAAATACAGAGCATTATATTGTAACTTTGAAAAAGGATAACGTCTCACCTATTGCTTCTCCTGAATTGTTCCCATGGTTTCTACTGTATTTTTCCTCAGTTGGTTCAGAATGTCGACCTTCTGCGATAATCTTTCCAGTCATCTTGTTTCTCACTACGACGATTGTTCTTTTATGACCTCCTCTCTCACCTAACAATCTCTATGTCAGAACAAGATTGAAGTCATCTCCATTTAAAAATCATCTCTCTGACTTTTCAGCAAATCAGAACAAGATTGAAAGACTATTACTCCGAGCTTAGCTTTAGAAAGGAATCCAATAGGCATGTCCACCAAAACACACAGCGTTAAGCGTACGACTTGTACAACTTCGCCAACAAGATTTGCAATAGCACCATTTGCTAGATTCCCGTCTCTACCCTCACACCGTCTTAAAGGAAAAAACAACGAACCACCTTAAAAAGTAATAACCAAAAATCACCATTAGATTTCTCGAACTGTTACGGTTTGATGATTCGTTTACAGTTGCAAGTATGTTGATCTTTGTTAAGTATGTCGTATTATTGATGATAAATTATGAACTTCTAATTTCTTGAGCCTCAAGTCTTATTTAGCTTTCATAAGCTTGCAGGTGAAGTAGCTTGTTTACAAGAGAGCAAGTATGAAACAGTCACTCAGGAACCTGTTATCTGACACATTAGAGAGTGACTCGTCCTTCCTTCTTAATCTTTAATCTTTGTGCACAATGGGTAGAGTCGGCCACTGGTTTTATCCTTAATACaaatttaactatattttttacGTTTTTGTGCAGTTGCACTAACAT is a genomic window containing:
- the LOC104749780 gene encoding ATP-dependent zinc metalloprotease FTSH 2, chloroplastic, which gives rise to MAASSTCLVGNGLTLHTATKQRLSKNFSSRQIGLSSSYSSVIRTSRFNVVKASLDSKKHEGRRDFLKILLGNAGVGLVGSGKANAEEQAVSSSRMSYSRFLEYLDKDRVNKVDLYENGTIAIVEAVSPELGNRVERVRVQLPGLSQELLQKLRAKNIDFAAHNAQEDQGSVLFNLIGNLAFPLLLIGGLFLLSRRSGGGMGGPGGPGNPLQFGQSKAKFQMEPNTGVTFDDVAGVDEAKQDFMEVVEFLKKPERFTAVGAKIPKGVLLIGPPGTGKTLLAKAIAGEAGVPFFSISGSEFVEMFVGVGASRVRDLFKKAKENAPCIVFVDEIDAVGRQRGTGIGGGNDEREQTLNQLLTEMDGFEGNTGVIVVAATNRADILDSALLRPGRFDRQVSVDVPDVKGRTDILKVHAGNKKFDNDVSLEIIAMRTPGFSGADLANLLNEAAILAGRRARTSISSKEIDDSIDRIVAGMEGTVMTDGKSKSLVAYHEVGHAVCGTLTPGHDAVQKVTLIPRGQARGLTWFIPSDDPTLISKQQLFARIVGGLGGRAAEEVIFGDSEVTTGAVGDLQQITGLARQMVTTFGMSDIGPWSLMDSSAQSDVIMRMMARNSMSEKLAEDIDSAVKKLSDSAYEIALSHIKNNREAMDKLVEVLLEKETIGGDEFRAILSEFTEIPPENRVPSSTTTTPTTTTTTAPTPASV
- the LOC104749778 gene encoding aspartate aminotransferase, mitochondrial, with translation MAMAMMIRNAAASRRAMTPISGDFGGGLRSMSSWWKSVEPAPKDPILGVTEAFLADPSPDKVNVGVGAYRDDNGKPVVLDCVREAERRLAGSTFMEYLPMGGSAKMVDLTLKLAYGDDSEFIKDKRIAAIQTLSGTGACRLFADFQKRFCPGSQIYIPVPTWSNHHNIWRDAEVPQKTYHYYHPETKGLDFSALMDDVKNAPDGSFFLLHACAHNPTGVDPTEEQWREISQLFKAKSHFAFFDMAYQGFASGDPARDAKSIRIFLEDGHHIGISQSYAKNMGLYGQRVGCLSVLCEDAKQAVSVKSQLQQLARPMYSNPPLHGAQLVSTILEDPELKSLWLKEVKVMADRIIGMRTTLRESLEKLGSPLSWEHVTKQIGMFCYSGLTPEQVDRLTSEYHIYMTRNGRISMAGVTTGNVGYLANAIHEVTKSS
- the LOC104749779 gene encoding DNA ligase 1-like gives rise to the protein MAEDNTDGKKKKTTASIPANYISILQLQERWINEKEKKRKEEEETRWKQQQLEEEDLKKAEEEDKRLDRSNQGRKKKSTSGGGARFVEKEIPEVTAEVGSGGGEYTAEMLPKKDRGFRRKRSNSKKKNTHQDVALVDDVVVVDSGGCGSIATENVTPAKDVIRVYRKKSEKAATAVETQFEDLSIKRDETTKTLKAQTKPSNRNRAKQGIDLAYQRFKKPIGAASASTMVWVKKERASDDGIASGLKPLNA